In Vicingus serpentipes, the following are encoded in one genomic region:
- a CDS encoding fibrobacter succinogenes major paralogous domain-containing protein has translation MKKLLYFLALLSAISFTNCSPDPDPPAPNGGGTSTGGGSTTATCSDGIKNGDETGVDCGGSCDPCSFCNEITYTWNDGTSVNTYNSQSFEYPCGFRIGLNYTDYQWSNNRIEFQILLSDDAWHINSMDLNNTSGNINCFISPEDTTYINGIVSDYEPTDIDMFWCLDGVKDNQGISWGMVKDNPPICAPYFHRFTNIEIVNETYDEYKWEISGEFSTQVQNPSTLQIRDISGSYKVYKSTNKLIQPPGNPASINTFPAVNVQDYLAEVGGEITDEGGSPVISRGICYGLWSQPTIDYNDYIVDANTGTGNFQLIIEPLEVNKTYYARAYAINNAGVSYGNEITFTTIPISNAGQGVVFDGFNYSTIVVGNGQEWFAENLRTTTYSNGDPIPYDSVGFSSDQIGNWTYGWYDSVDYDYYGKNYNWYTVSDPRNVCPTGWHVPSLSDWDLLIGYLDPNFYPTNAGIVSNIAGGILKSTGTQHWYPPNYGATNSIGFNALPGGLTSSSNLDGENGFFWSSSINPSTGMPLTNYAYYGNSKFMRFNYGKDDHHSIRCIKD, from the coding sequence ATGAAAAAACTACTATACTTTTTAGCTTTACTAAGCGCAATATCTTTTACTAATTGTTCTCCAGATCCAGATCCACCTGCACCAAATGGAGGAGGAACATCTACAGGAGGTGGTTCAACTACAGCTACGTGTTCTGATGGGATTAAAAATGGGGATGAGACTGGAGTTGATTGTGGGGGAAGTTGTGATCCATGTAGCTTTTGTAATGAGATTACTTATACCTGGAATGATGGTACATCAGTGAATACTTACAACTCTCAGTCATTTGAATATCCTTGTGGCTTTAGAATCGGTCTAAATTACACTGATTATCAATGGAGTAATAATAGAATAGAATTTCAAATTTTATTATCAGATGATGCCTGGCATATTAATTCAATGGATCTAAATAACACATCAGGAAATATTAATTGTTTTATTAGCCCAGAAGACACTACATATATTAATGGAATTGTTTCAGATTATGAACCTACAGATATAGACATGTTTTGGTGTTTAGACGGTGTTAAAGATAATCAGGGAATTTCTTGGGGAATGGTTAAAGATAATCCACCTATTTGCGCTCCATATTTTCATAGATTTACTAATATTGAAATAGTAAATGAAACCTATGATGAATATAAATGGGAAATATCTGGAGAATTCAGTACACAAGTTCAAAATCCAAGTACTTTACAAATTAGAGATATTTCTGGATCATATAAAGTATATAAATCAACTAATAAGTTAATACAACCTCCAGGTAATCCTGCTTCAATTAATACTTTCCCAGCAGTTAATGTTCAGGATTATTTAGCAGAGGTAGGTGGTGAAATTACAGATGAAGGTGGTTCTCCAGTTATCAGTAGAGGAATTTGTTATGGTTTATGGTCTCAACCGACTATAGATTACAATGATTATATAGTAGACGCTAATACTGGAACAGGGAATTTTCAATTAATAATAGAACCACTTGAGGTTAATAAAACATATTACGCAAGAGCTTATGCAATTAATAATGCTGGTGTTTCTTATGGTAATGAAATAACATTTACAACAATTCCTATTTCAAATGCAGGTCAAGGAGTTGTTTTTGACGGATTCAATTATTCTACAATTGTTGTAGGAAATGGTCAAGAATGGTTTGCTGAAAACTTAAGAACTACTACTTATTCAAATGGAGATCCAATACCTTATGATTCCGTTGGTTTTTCAAGTGATCAAATCGGAAACTGGACTTATGGTTGGTATGATAGTGTAGATTACGACTATTATGGTAAAAATTATAATTGGTATACTGTTTCTGACCCACGAAATGTTTGTCCTACAGGATGGCATGTCCCAAGTTTATCAGATTGGGATCTTCTAATAGGTTATCTTGATCCTAATTTTTATCCAACAAATGCTGGAATTGTATCAAACATCGCTGGTGGTATTTTAAAATCCACAGGGACTCAACATTGGTATCCTCCTAATTATGGGGCAACAAATTCTATTGGATTTAATGCTTTACCTGGAGGACTAACCTCCTCATCTAATTTAGATGGAGAGAATGGATTCTTCTGGTCTTCATCAATTAATCCAAGTACAGGAATGCCTCTAACAAATTATGCATACTATGGTAATTCAAAATTTATGAGGTTTAATTATGGTAAAGATGATCATCATAGTATCCGCTGTATTAAAGATTAA
- a CDS encoding DUF58 domain-containing protein, translating into MSFKIDIQQIQQLENLDLIAKQVVEGFITGLHKSPFHGFSVEFAEHRLYNTGESTKHVDWKLFGRTDKLFVKRYEEETNLRCQIIIDSSSSMYFPEKSLNKLQFSIYAAASLMNLLKKQRDAFGLSIFSEEIDLHTPAKSSTVHYNFLINELEKLINQPNINKGTSAIKSLHIIAESVHKRSLIVLFSDMMESSSDLDEIFAALQHLKHRKHEVILFHTIDKDKELDFNFENRPYQFIDMETGEEIKLHPNEVKSNYVEQVNRQNKELKLKCGQYGIDFVEVDIENGFHSVLLSYLIKRKKMK; encoded by the coding sequence ATGTCGTTTAAAATTGATATACAACAAATACAGCAGCTCGAAAATTTAGATCTTATTGCAAAACAAGTAGTAGAAGGTTTTATTACTGGTTTGCATAAGAGTCCTTTTCATGGATTCTCTGTTGAATTTGCAGAGCATAGATTGTATAATACTGGAGAATCTACTAAACATGTTGATTGGAAGCTTTTTGGTAGAACCGATAAATTGTTTGTTAAGCGCTATGAAGAAGAAACAAATTTAAGGTGTCAGATAATTATTGACTCTTCTTCATCTATGTATTTTCCAGAAAAGTCATTAAATAAGTTACAATTTTCTATTTATGCTGCAGCATCGCTCATGAATTTATTAAAAAAACAAAGAGATGCTTTTGGATTGAGTATTTTTAGTGAGGAAATAGATTTACATACACCAGCAAAATCAAGTACAGTTCATTACAATTTTTTAATTAACGAATTAGAAAAATTAATAAACCAACCCAATATTAATAAAGGTACAAGTGCAATTAAGTCTCTGCATATTATTGCAGAGAGTGTACATAAACGTTCATTAATTGTTTTGTTTTCAGATATGATGGAAAGCAGTAGTGATTTAGATGAAATTTTCGCTGCACTTCAACATTTAAAGCATAGAAAGCATGAAGTGATATTGTTTCATACTATAGATAAGGATAAAGAGCTAGATTTTAATTTTGAAAATAGGCCATATCAATTTATAGATATGGAAACAGGTGAGGAAATTAAATTACATCCTAACGAAGTAAAAAGTAACTATGTAGAACAAGTAAATAGGCAAAATAAAGAGCTAAAATTAAAGTGTGGACAATACGGAATTGATTTTGTTGAAGTAGACATTGAAAATGGATTTCACTCAGTATTATTAAGTTACCTCATTAAGCGAAAAAAAATGAAATAA
- a CDS encoding sodium:solute symporter family protein, protein MVLEIIDWIIIVSFLLVSLFIGLKFKDKASGSLTDFFLAGRNLPWYIAGISMVATTFAADTPLWVAEVIKKNGVSGNWLWWNMLIGGMLTTFFFAKMWRKANVLTELEFIELRYSGKAAQYFRKFKALYLGVFFNTIIIGWVNAAMIKILIIFLDIDYQTAFIYIAILMVLIAIYSSLSGLLGVAITDAVQFILAMTGCVILAFIMLNSEQVGGISGLKEKLPEWRFDFFPNINGAKSDIGTFGLTIGAFFSFVAIQWWASWYPGNEPGGGGYISQRMMSTKNEKHAILATLFFQIAHYALRPWPWIIVGLCALVVYPDLPLNESGNGFVFAMRDFMPTGFRGLIFTAFLGAYMSTISTQLNWGASYITNDLYKEKDPLIESTQKKLVLIGRIATVSIMIIALIITSFIDTIDGAARFLIASSAGLGAVLILRWYWSRINVWSEISATIAPIIGYTISKFILAPLFEKSSGLGNSFIENEGILLTTTLFTTIVWILVTFLTKPENDETLKKFYLQVEPQGAWNSIRNKLSIPKTKSQIPSLIICWLSAVSLTYSTLFLIGKLIFQDYYYALINLGVFIFSLIILRYFMFHTKIFND, encoded by the coding sequence ATGGTTTTAGAAATTATAGATTGGATCATCATTGTTTCTTTTTTATTAGTCTCATTATTTATAGGTCTAAAATTTAAAGATAAAGCTAGTGGTTCTTTAACTGATTTTTTTCTAGCCGGAAGAAACCTTCCATGGTACATTGCTGGTATTTCTATGGTAGCAACAACTTTTGCTGCCGATACACCCTTATGGGTTGCAGAAGTAATTAAAAAGAATGGGGTATCTGGTAATTGGCTATGGTGGAACATGTTAATTGGCGGAATGTTAACAACCTTCTTTTTTGCCAAAATGTGGCGTAAAGCAAACGTTTTAACTGAGTTAGAGTTTATAGAATTAAGATATTCAGGTAAAGCAGCTCAATATTTTAGAAAATTTAAAGCTTTATACTTAGGGGTATTTTTTAACACTATTATAATAGGATGGGTAAATGCTGCAATGATTAAAATCTTAATTATTTTTTTAGATATAGATTATCAAACAGCGTTTATTTATATAGCAATACTTATGGTTTTAATTGCAATTTACTCCTCCCTATCTGGCTTACTTGGAGTTGCTATTACAGATGCTGTACAATTTATATTAGCTATGACTGGATGTGTAATTTTAGCTTTTATCATGCTTAATTCAGAACAAGTTGGAGGGATTAGTGGTCTTAAAGAAAAACTTCCAGAATGGAGATTTGATTTTTTTCCAAATATCAATGGAGCCAAAAGTGATATTGGCACTTTTGGGTTAACAATTGGGGCATTCTTTTCATTTGTAGCTATACAATGGTGGGCAAGTTGGTATCCTGGTAACGAGCCTGGTGGCGGTGGATATATTTCACAAAGAATGATGAGTACGAAAAATGAAAAACATGCTATACTAGCTACCTTATTTTTTCAAATTGCTCATTATGCTTTACGACCTTGGCCATGGATCATTGTTGGATTATGTGCTTTAGTAGTTTATCCTGACTTACCTTTAAACGAATCAGGAAACGGATTTGTTTTTGCTATGCGTGACTTTATGCCTACAGGCTTTAGAGGTTTAATTTTTACCGCATTTTTAGGAGCATATATGAGTACCATTTCTACCCAATTAAATTGGGGCGCAAGCTATATTACCAATGACTTGTATAAAGAAAAAGATCCATTAATTGAGAGTACTCAAAAAAAATTAGTGCTAATTGGAAGAATTGCAACCGTTTCAATCATGATAATTGCACTTATCATAACCTCTTTTATTGATACAATAGATGGAGCTGCTCGTTTTTTAATTGCCTCCTCTGCAGGTTTAGGTGCTGTATTAATATTAAGATGGTATTGGAGCCGCATAAATGTTTGGAGTGAAATTTCTGCTACTATTGCACCAATTATTGGGTACACGATAAGTAAATTTATACTAGCACCTCTTTTTGAAAAAAGTTCAGGTCTTGGAAATTCTTTTATTGAAAATGAAGGAATATTGTTAACAACAACCTTATTTACAACAATCGTTTGGATATTAGTTACATTTTTAACTAAACCTGAAAATGATGAAACATTAAAAAAATTCTACTTACAAGTAGAACCTCAAGGAGCTTGGAATAGTATTCGTAATAAATTATCTATACCAAAAACTAAATCACAAATACCTTCTTTAATAATTTGTTGGCTAAGTGCCGTATCACTTACCTATTCTACACTTTTTTTAATTGGCAAATTAATTTTTCAAGACTATTATTACGCTCTAATTAATTTAGGAGTATTTATTTTTTCTTTGATTATTTTAAGATATTTCATGTTTCATACAAAAATTTTTAATGATTAA
- a CDS encoding ATP-binding cassette domain-containing protein, whose protein sequence is MSERILKALMQLFSIVSDTEELTANSRNIVESFLKQQLNQQLVKEYLRLYDDFIEAKNKKSEGSKRKKRTSVNSVKVLLICTQINEELAQKQKIIVLIRLIEFIYANNHPSEQELEFINTVSETFNIPPEEFNHCLEFTKKSIDEKFDSPCVLVINSKKENELKESKHIYSEGINGELRILKIETVNLFFVRYYGDSELYMNGILINKTRSHILSQGSSIRSSRVQPIYYSDIISSYFKDDNAEKIVFNVDGLTYKFKGGNYGMHHFSFSEESGHMVGIMGASGAGKSTLLNLLNGAYIPTTGQITINGIDIHHEPDKIEGVIGYVSQDDLLIEELTVFQNLFYNAKLCFDNLNEAQITKRVLDVLLSIGLLEAKDLKVGSPMEKTISGGQRKRLNIALELIREPAVLFVDEPTSGLSSRDSENIMDLLKELALKGKLVFVVIHQPSSDIFKMFDNLLILDTGGYPIYNGNPVDAVIYFKELVNHVNSNESECVSCGNVNSEQIFNIIESRVVDEYGNPTLNRKISPQEWYQFYLDKIEKSSSTFKRLTTAPNITFSIPNKIKQFKVFIIRDVLSKLTNKQYMLINFLEAPVLAFILSFLVRYFNADSNNELGYIFRENENLPAYIFMSVIVALFVGLTVSAEEIIRDQKIRKREKFLNLSKGSYLFSKISIMFAISAIQTFTFIIIGNSILGIDGMNVAYWLVLFSTACFANMLGLNISASFNSAVTIYILIPFLVIPQLLLSGVIVKFDKLNPTITLQDKVPVVGEIMTSRWAYEALAVHQFKDNKFEKQFYKLDKELKVVEFKKNFWLAKLREKLSSSQNYLNDETKKEELVNNFELLRNEIGKEIETNTEIKFADLDKLYIDKVNETVFTNTKNYFLDLNNYYLQKYKNANNSRDKLASKLNKDKEARDLFIEMKDRYTNDALSDFVKDKNELNKIIELDNHLIQKADPIYLSPDDFRAHFYAPEKKIFGVYIDTFWVNIAIIWLMSIFLSITLYFDALKNLIDGLEKVFEKFKK, encoded by the coding sequence ATGAGTGAAAGAATACTAAAGGCTTTAATGCAGTTGTTTTCAATTGTATCAGATACTGAAGAATTAACAGCAAACAGCAGAAATATTGTTGAATCTTTTTTAAAGCAACAACTCAATCAACAATTAGTTAAAGAGTATTTAAGGCTATACGATGATTTTATTGAAGCAAAAAACAAAAAGTCTGAAGGCTCGAAAAGAAAGAAAAGAACTTCAGTAAACTCTGTAAAAGTTCTTTTAATTTGTACTCAGATAAACGAAGAACTTGCTCAAAAACAAAAAATCATTGTTCTTATTCGTTTAATCGAATTTATTTATGCAAACAATCATCCTTCAGAACAAGAATTAGAGTTTATAAACACTGTATCTGAGACCTTTAACATTCCGCCTGAAGAATTTAATCACTGCTTAGAGTTTACTAAAAAATCGATTGACGAGAAATTTGATTCTCCTTGTGTTTTAGTAATAAATAGCAAAAAAGAAAACGAATTAAAAGAAAGTAAACATATTTATTCTGAAGGCATTAATGGTGAATTAAGAATTTTAAAAATTGAAACCGTTAACTTATTCTTTGTACGCTACTACGGAGATTCTGAACTTTATATGAATGGGATTTTAATTAATAAAACTCGTTCACACATATTAAGTCAAGGTTCATCTATCAGAAGTTCTAGAGTTCAACCAATTTACTATAGTGATATTATTAGCTCTTATTTTAAAGATGATAATGCTGAAAAAATAGTATTCAATGTTGATGGTTTAACTTATAAGTTTAAGGGTGGTAATTATGGAATGCACCATTTTAGTTTTTCTGAAGAATCTGGCCACATGGTTGGAATTATGGGAGCTAGTGGTGCTGGAAAATCAACACTATTGAATTTATTGAATGGTGCATACATTCCAACAACAGGTCAAATAACCATAAACGGAATTGACATTCATCATGAACCAGATAAAATTGAAGGCGTAATTGGCTATGTATCTCAAGATGATTTACTTATTGAAGAGTTAACTGTTTTCCAAAATCTTTTCTATAATGCTAAATTATGTTTCGATAATTTAAACGAAGCACAAATAACTAAAAGAGTTTTAGATGTTTTACTAAGCATTGGTTTACTTGAGGCTAAAGACTTAAAAGTTGGTAGTCCTATGGAAAAAACCATTAGTGGTGGACAGCGTAAACGTTTAAATATTGCACTTGAATTAATTAGAGAACCAGCAGTTTTATTTGTTGATGAACCTACATCAGGATTATCTTCTAGAGATTCTGAAAATATAATGGATTTACTTAAAGAACTTGCCTTAAAAGGAAAGTTAGTTTTTGTTGTAATTCACCAGCCTTCGTCTGACATTTTTAAAATGTTTGACAATTTATTGATTTTAGATACTGGAGGTTACCCAATTTATAATGGAAATCCAGTAGATGCTGTTATTTACTTTAAGGAGTTAGTGAACCACGTTAATAGCAATGAAAGTGAATGTGTTTCTTGTGGTAACGTTAACTCTGAACAAATTTTCAATATTATTGAATCAAGAGTTGTAGATGAATACGGTAACCCTACTTTAAATAGAAAAATATCACCTCAAGAATGGTATCAATTTTATCTAGATAAAATTGAAAAAAGTTCTTCTACTTTTAAGAGACTAACAACTGCTCCAAATATTACTTTTAGTATTCCTAATAAAATAAAACAGTTTAAAGTTTTTATTATTAGAGATGTACTCTCTAAATTGACTAATAAGCAATACATGCTTATTAACTTCTTAGAAGCTCCAGTTTTAGCTTTTATACTATCCTTTTTAGTTCGATATTTTAATGCAGATTCAAATAATGAGTTAGGTTATATTTTTAGAGAAAATGAAAATTTACCAGCCTATATCTTTATGTCTGTTATTGTTGCTCTTTTTGTTGGATTAACAGTAAGTGCCGAAGAAATTATTCGAGATCAAAAAATTAGAAAAAGAGAGAAATTTTTGAACTTAAGTAAAGGAAGTTACTTATTTTCAAAAATATCAATCATGTTTGCTATTTCAGCAATACAAACATTTACATTTATTATTATTGGTAATAGTATTTTAGGAATTGATGGTATGAACGTTGCGTATTGGTTAGTTCTATTCTCAACAGCTTGCTTTGCAAACATGCTAGGGTTAAACATCTCGGCAAGTTTTAATTCAGCTGTTACAATATATATACTAATACCATTCTTAGTTATTCCGCAGCTTCTTTTAAGTGGTGTAATTGTTAAATTCGACAAATTAAACCCTACAATTACTCTACAAGATAAAGTTCCAGTGGTTGGTGAAATTATGACCTCTAGATGGGCTTATGAAGCTTTAGCTGTTCATCAATTTAAAGACAATAAGTTTGAAAAACAATTTTACAAACTTGATAAAGAATTAAAAGTTGTAGAATTTAAAAAGAACTTCTGGTTAGCAAAACTTAGAGAAAAGTTAAGTAGTTCGCAGAATTACCTTAATGATGAAACTAAAAAAGAAGAACTCGTTAACAATTTTGAATTACTTAGAAATGAGATTGGTAAAGAAATTGAAACCAATACAGAAATTAAATTTGCTGATTTAGACAAGTTATACATAGACAAGGTTAATGAAACAGTTTTCACAAATACAAAAAACTACTTCTTAGATTTAAATAACTACTATCTTCAAAAGTATAAGAATGCTAATAACAGTAGGGACAAATTAGCCTCTAAGTTAAATAAGGATAAAGAAGCGAGAGATTTGTTTATTGAAATGAAAGACAGATATACAAATGATGCTTTATCTGATTTTGTTAAAGATAAAAACGAATTAAATAAAATTATTGAGTTAGATAATCATTTAATACAAAAAGCAGATCCAATATACTTAAGTCCTGATGATTTTAGAGCTCATTTTTATGCTCCTGAAAAGAAAATATTTGGAGTATATATTGATACTTTTTGGGTAAACATTGCTATTATCTGGTTAATGTCTATCTTCTTAAGTATTACATTATATTTTGATGCACTTAAAAATTTAATCGACGGATTGGAAAAAGTATTTGAAAAGTTCAAAAAATAA